One region of Candidatus Neomarinimicrobiota bacterium genomic DNA includes:
- the pgsB gene encoding poly-gamma-glutamate synthase PgsB, producing the protein MFSPLIILSIITLTLIMIGGVEYFRHKQVLGLLPLRIHINGTRGKSSVTRLVAAGLRAGGLKTYAKTTGTAPRVIDPKGRDRIIHRLRSPSIGEQVRLLKYFAQDKPDAVVLECMAVQPQYQWISEQEMVRSHIGVITNVRPDHVDEMGQTLSDIASSLSNTIPRQGVFISGEESVITIFDEVAQKRQTRVVKVNESEIGDDILDQFSYMEHPQNIALALAVCEQAGIERTIALDGMVNVSPDLGALVAWKLDFSDRSVSFINGMAANDPVSTLTIWNYISGRFSWNGESCVFLNTREDRRTRSRQLLSLVMEEIKPDYFIIRGENLEKMVSHLKHYSPNTHVIMIHSQDTVKAVSNAFSNLSDDSLIYAMGNQVGFGQELVDHIKIYRHHG; encoded by the coding sequence ATGTTTTCCCCATTGATCATTTTATCTATTATAACGCTTACTTTGATAATGATCGGGGGGGTCGAATATTTTCGCCACAAACAGGTCTTGGGGCTACTTCCACTTAGAATTCACATCAATGGAACACGAGGGAAATCAAGTGTAACGCGCCTTGTTGCTGCCGGGCTTCGGGCAGGTGGGTTAAAAACATACGCCAAAACTACCGGCACTGCCCCAAGAGTTATTGATCCCAAAGGAAGGGACAGGATTATTCATCGGTTAAGATCACCATCTATCGGAGAACAAGTTCGTTTGTTAAAGTATTTCGCCCAAGATAAACCTGATGCTGTGGTGCTTGAATGCATGGCTGTCCAACCGCAATACCAGTGGATTTCCGAACAAGAAATGGTTCGCTCACATATTGGCGTTATTACAAACGTTCGCCCGGACCATGTGGACGAAATGGGACAAACACTTTCTGATATTGCATCTTCTTTGAGCAATACAATTCCAAGACAAGGAGTATTTATTTCAGGAGAAGAATCTGTAATAACCATATTTGACGAAGTAGCACAGAAAAGGCAAACAAGGGTAGTTAAAGTGAACGAATCTGAAATTGGTGACGATATTTTGGACCAATTTTCTTATATGGAACACCCTCAAAATATCGCGTTGGCTTTGGCAGTTTGTGAACAGGCAGGCATCGAACGAACCATTGCGCTTGATGGTATGGTAAATGTTAGCCCGGATTTAGGTGCATTGGTTGCATGGAAATTGGATTTTTCAGATAGATCTGTTTCCTTTATCAATGGAATGGCTGCCAACGATCCTGTGTCAACTCTAACAATATGGAACTACATTTCCGGACGGTTTTCATGGAATGGTGAATCCTGTGTATTCCTGAACACTCGAGAGGATCGTAGAACAAGATCCCGCCAATTATTGAGTTTGGTTATGGAAGAAATCAAACCGGATTACTTTATCATTCGTGGCGAAAACCTTGAAAAAATGGTGAGTCATCTGAAGCATTATTCACCGAATACACATGTAATCATGATTCATTCTCAAGACACGGTCAAAGCTGTCTCAAACGCATTTTCTAATCTTTCCGATGATTCTCTGATTTACGCTATGGGAAATCAAGTGGGCTTTGGGCAGGAATTGGTTGACCATATTAAAATATATCGACATCATGGTTGA
- the pilO gene encoding type 4a pilus biogenesis protein PilO, with protein sequence MKQRNTMLFFVLIGLSAVFWLNLKFSISDHPVTMLDLEDEQEELNEQLISAQILASKLDRVYTLFDENLAIGIADSIAEDASMPFLQNLTEMMNDLGVTLMNIKPKPREKRENYFSAPYELLLKCNFDQLGKFVAEIERSPRLITIDEFLVKNGIERVKTTTSEADLKEQIVELHLSTLTLVKSKGSSS encoded by the coding sequence ATGAAACAACGAAATACAATGTTATTCTTTGTGCTAATCGGGTTATCGGCTGTTTTTTGGCTTAACCTGAAATTTTCAATTTCTGATCATCCTGTAACAATGCTGGATTTGGAAGATGAACAGGAAGAATTAAATGAGCAGCTGATTAGTGCACAAATTTTAGCCAGTAAGCTAGATAGAGTCTATACCCTGTTTGATGAAAATTTAGCGATAGGAATTGCAGACTCAATTGCGGAAGATGCATCTATGCCCTTCTTACAGAATTTGACTGAAATGATGAATGATTTAGGTGTAACTCTGATGAATATCAAACCCAAACCGCGTGAAAAAAGAGAAAACTATTTCAGTGCTCCATACGAATTACTGTTAAAATGTAATTTTGATCAGTTGGGAAAATTTGTTGCTGAAATTGAACGATCACCGAGATTAATTACAATTGATGAATTTCTAGTAAAAAATGGGATTGAACGTGTGAAAACAACAACCTCAGAAGCAGATTTAAAAGAGCAAATTGTTGAGCTTCATCTATCCACTTTAACTTTGGTTAAATCTAAAGGATCATCGTCATGA
- a CDS encoding type II secretion system F family protein, protein MPTFAYLIKDPEGNRQEGEIRADSIDKATQKLSSNSQMVISLKEQDTSWDFLGPFLDEINLSIERIKNRVPLSNLVFFTRQLSTMFSAGLTLERAIHGLAAEEKHSKLKQVLTNVAENIRKGLSLSEALARHPGVFTNLYVALTKAGEVSGNLNEILDDLATYLENLDDTRRKVRSAMTYPIFMVLFLGAMMSAMFLWIIPMFSGVYAQLGANLPPATQTLVGMSEWMSGHFGQIIFMTFFILTSIWLVSKTQQGGFVVDSIKRRTPIFGNLLDQSILNKFSKTLGILLGAGVPVIESMNLMQKIVGNRVYERAIQDATNFIRDGFNISTALRRTEIFPAILLQLASTGEETGELDSLLGRASDYYFKQVDALVERMTTLIEPLLILMVGVVIAVMVIVTYLPVFYLGAALQSGL, encoded by the coding sequence ATGCCTACATTTGCATATCTCATCAAAGATCCTGAGGGAAACCGACAAGAGGGAGAAATCAGAGCTGACTCAATTGATAAAGCAACGCAAAAATTATCCTCTAATAGTCAAATGGTTATCAGTCTCAAAGAGCAAGATACATCATGGGATTTTCTTGGCCCGTTTCTGGATGAAATAAATTTATCAATCGAGCGGATTAAAAATCGTGTTCCGCTAAGCAATCTCGTTTTTTTCACTCGCCAGCTTTCTACCATGTTTTCTGCGGGTCTCACATTAGAGCGTGCTATTCATGGCCTTGCAGCTGAAGAAAAACACTCGAAATTAAAACAGGTGCTCACTAATGTAGCCGAAAACATCCGAAAGGGACTTTCTCTTTCAGAAGCACTTGCCCGTCATCCGGGAGTATTCACAAACCTCTACGTTGCACTTACTAAAGCAGGAGAAGTTAGTGGAAACTTAAACGAAATTTTGGATGACCTTGCCACCTATCTTGAAAATTTGGATGATACACGGCGAAAGGTGCGATCGGCTATGACCTACCCAATTTTTATGGTTTTGTTTTTAGGTGCGATGATGTCAGCGATGTTTTTGTGGATTATTCCAATGTTTTCGGGAGTCTACGCACAACTCGGAGCCAACTTACCTCCGGCAACACAAACACTTGTCGGAATGAGTGAGTGGATGAGTGGGCACTTCGGCCAGATTATCTTTATGACCTTTTTTATATTAACGTCAATTTGGTTGGTTTCAAAAACACAGCAAGGTGGGTTCGTTGTGGATTCTATTAAAAGACGAACTCCTATTTTTGGAAATTTGCTTGATCAGTCTATTTTGAATAAATTTTCTAAAACACTCGGAATTTTACTCGGGGCCGGTGTACCTGTTATCGAATCAATGAATCTTATGCAAAAGATTGTTGGCAATCGTGTGTATGAGCGTGCCATCCAGGATGCGACAAATTTTATTCGAGATGGATTTAACATTAGTACAGCGCTCCGGCGGACAGAAATATTTCCCGCTATTCTTCTTCAATTGGCTTCAACGGGTGAAGAAACGGGAGAATTGGACTCACTTCTCGGGAGGGCGTCAGATTATTATTTTAAACAAGTGGATGCTTTGGTAGAACGCATGACTACGCTTATAGAACCTTTATTAATTTTAATGGTTGGCGTTGTGATCGCGGTCATGGTTATTGTTACCTATCTACCCGTATTTTACCTCGGCGCTGCACTTCAATCGGGACTGTAA
- a CDS encoding T9SS type A sorting domain-containing protein, translating into MNHPIKHTKILVSSIFLIVFLFGQTDAWQANGVAIRQGVHIEWQKTTCPGSVGSAIMIWSDTRNGNRDVFAQKVSFTGDVFWGTGGVPVTELPGRQEDPVAIEDNAGGAFIAWVDYRFDKEGDIYLQHINSDGNSVLDNLGIAICNVAGKQGSINMCTDSSGGVFITWQDGRNGLDEDIYGTHVDYNNNVGHPGIGVAIIEASGTQGPKSIEYAGDGDAFVVWSDARISAENLDIYAQRIHQDLSLQFDVGGLPIANTMELETRPKVTFMSGVKSCVVWQQGSGITEVVYQVVDTSGLVLSNEKPLTKDPASKAGPRVKRGTGGTVFASWEDYRFDSTDPTYFIQKISNDGSILWDSAGVPLDSIYNTQDGARFSGDENGGVVFVWERGTFPDKDIVAQHFDSFGNRILPDSGLAISNANGNQDSPIITSDEVVGQFVIFSDVSGGSIDLKTQLIDDMNTIGFSENGITVIEGLDGDINYVRAETMENGQVVLAWEDNRYGKVLFANYILEEGSDSTEPNGKQIGFASFHSDPLINEPVFTNSYGSFYTGIYDKSSGVALSRVNRLDMNLINQWDSTGIYLNNGSDQINLHLTPHISGVACVWSEIRNVWDYDIYFTVLGDDGNILEAENTIANESVNEFVELVFQLPDGDYMVLWQEGHWNAGVLKYIRLNSSGTPASGWVSSGKVLSHSGDASNLIGTMNHDSTEIILVWENRFSATKKDIYSQTIDLDGNTLFGEDPLILTEAINDQRSPSIALDENTAAFVSWADFRNGDAFSIYGQRIDVENRSLIDSNILICCDQDTFYRDNPDVIAFGDDSFFITWEDERGSAVDDPLLSGGLDIYGAKVVNGLVQNQIIIAAEYHDQKSPKIIPIGGIDSNAWFLYWQDYRSSGKADLVNLYGQVLLIDPNMNINSHTVPIEFRVGPAYPNPFNGIISIPIQTHSSAPIRISIYNVLGRQVYDAILIPNHPGEMTFNWTGEDIFGREVASGIYLYQIQSRDAVFKGKVSFLK; encoded by the coding sequence ATGAACCACCCAATAAAACATACCAAAATTCTTGTTTCATCCATATTTCTAATAGTGTTTCTCTTTGGACAAACTGATGCATGGCAAGCCAATGGAGTCGCAATTCGGCAAGGTGTTCATATTGAATGGCAAAAAACTACGTGTCCGGGTTCAGTTGGATCGGCTATTATGATTTGGTCAGATACAAGAAATGGGAATCGAGATGTTTTTGCACAAAAAGTCAGTTTTACCGGTGATGTTTTTTGGGGAACAGGTGGCGTTCCGGTTACAGAATTGCCGGGAAGACAGGAAGATCCTGTTGCGATTGAGGACAATGCTGGCGGCGCGTTTATTGCATGGGTGGATTATCGTTTTGATAAAGAGGGAGACATATATTTACAACATATTAATTCAGACGGAAATAGCGTTTTAGATAATTTGGGTATTGCAATATGTAATGTGGCTGGAAAACAGGGTTCCATCAATATGTGCACAGACAGTTCCGGAGGTGTTTTTATTACATGGCAAGACGGACGTAACGGTTTAGATGAAGATATTTATGGAACACATGTGGATTACAATAATAATGTTGGTCACCCGGGAATCGGTGTTGCAATTATAGAAGCATCCGGTACTCAAGGACCAAAAAGCATTGAATATGCAGGGGACGGTGATGCTTTTGTAGTTTGGTCCGATGCAAGAATCAGCGCAGAAAATTTGGATATTTACGCTCAAAGAATTCACCAAGATTTGTCTCTTCAATTTGATGTCGGTGGTTTACCGATAGCAAATACGATGGAATTAGAAACACGCCCAAAAGTTACATTTATGTCAGGAGTAAAATCCTGCGTTGTTTGGCAGCAGGGATCAGGAATTACGGAAGTCGTTTACCAAGTAGTTGACACATCCGGTTTAGTTTTGTCCAATGAAAAACCATTAACAAAAGACCCGGCGTCAAAGGCAGGTCCCCGTGTGAAGCGTGGAACCGGTGGTACAGTTTTCGCATCATGGGAAGATTACAGGTTTGACTCCACAGATCCGACTTATTTTATCCAAAAAATTAGCAACGATGGCTCTATTCTTTGGGATTCAGCAGGAGTGCCTCTGGATTCAATTTACAATACACAAGATGGCGCCAGATTTTCCGGTGATGAAAATGGTGGCGTAGTTTTCGTATGGGAACGAGGTACATTTCCAGATAAGGATATTGTAGCCCAACATTTTGATTCGTTTGGAAATCGTATTTTGCCGGATTCCGGTCTTGCTATTTCTAACGCAAATGGGAATCAAGATTCACCGATTATTACATCAGATGAAGTGGTTGGGCAATTTGTTATTTTTTCTGATGTAAGTGGCGGAAGTATTGATCTTAAAACTCAGTTAATTGATGATATGAATACTATTGGTTTTTCTGAAAATGGAATCACAGTCATCGAAGGATTGGATGGGGATATAAATTATGTTCGAGCGGAAACTATGGAAAATGGACAAGTAGTGCTTGCTTGGGAGGATAATAGATATGGGAAAGTGTTGTTTGCGAACTATATTTTAGAGGAGGGCTCAGATTCTACCGAGCCAAATGGAAAACAAATCGGCTTTGCCTCTTTCCATTCAGATCCCCTAATAAATGAACCGGTGTTTACCAATTCATACGGAAGCTTTTATACAGGTATTTACGATAAAAGTAGCGGTGTAGCATTATCTCGCGTTAACCGTTTGGATATGAATTTGATAAACCAATGGGATTCTACCGGTATATATCTTAATAATGGATCTGATCAGATTAACCTACATTTAACACCCCATATATCTGGTGTTGCGTGTGTTTGGTCAGAAATTCGCAATGTATGGGATTATGATATATATTTTACTGTACTGGGTGATGATGGCAATATCCTAGAAGCTGAAAACACCATTGCAAATGAATCAGTTAATGAATTTGTTGAGTTAGTTTTTCAGCTTCCTGATGGAGATTATATGGTTCTTTGGCAAGAGGGGCATTGGAATGCAGGCGTTCTAAAATATATTCGTCTAAATTCGTCCGGAACACCTGCGAGTGGGTGGGTATCGAGCGGAAAAGTATTATCACACTCGGGAGATGCCAGTAATCTAATTGGAACAATGAACCATGATTCAACAGAAATTATTTTGGTTTGGGAAAACAGATTTTCAGCGACAAAAAAAGACATTTATAGTCAAACCATTGATTTGGATGGGAATACACTTTTTGGTGAGGATCCCCTTATTTTGACAGAAGCTATAAATGATCAGAGATCTCCGTCTATTGCTCTAGATGAAAACACCGCTGCATTTGTTTCATGGGCAGATTTTCGAAATGGTGATGCGTTCTCAATCTATGGCCAGCGGATTGATGTGGAAAATCGATCCTTAATTGATTCTAATATTCTTATTTGTTGTGACCAAGATACATTTTACCGAGACAATCCTGATGTGATAGCGTTTGGTGATGATTCATTTTTTATCACATGGGAGGATGAACGTGGTTCAGCGGTTGACGATCCTCTTCTTTCTGGTGGGTTGGATATTTATGGTGCAAAAGTAGTCAATGGTTTAGTTCAAAACCAAATTATCATTGCTGCAGAATACCATGATCAGAAATCCCCAAAAATAATTCCCATCGGTGGGATCGATTCTAATGCTTGGTTTTTATATTGGCAAGATTATAGAAGTTCGGGAAAAGCTGATTTAGTGAATTTATATGGACAAGTGTTGTTAATTGATCCAAATATGAATATCAATTCACATACAGTTCCAATTGAGTTTAGAGTTGGTCCGGCATACCCTAACCCATTTAATGGGATAATTTCAATCCCGATCCAAACCCATTCTTCAGCACCAATCCGGATTTCTATTTACAATGTGCTTGGCCGTCAGGTTTATGATGCAATACTCATCCCAAATCATCCGGGCGAAATGACGTTTAATTGGACGGGGGAAGATATATTTGGTCGTGAAGTAGCAAGTGGAATTTATTTGTATCAGATTCAATCAAGAGATGCTGTTTTTAAAGGCAAGGTCTCTTTTTTAAAGTGA
- the pgsC gene encoding poly-gamma-glutamate biosynthesis protein PgsC, translated as MVEITIGLGIVLSLILSETLGVTAGGIIVPGYIALNLHQPLQVIITLLAAALVLGIIRGLGRFMFIYGKRRLVLALILGFMVGYASRNYFFSPLEDVSLAVIGNIIPGLIASWMDRQGVIRTVSVILVTAVLVKLIVMLFSGGVLNA; from the coding sequence ATGGTTGAAATAACTATCGGGCTTGGAATCGTTTTAAGTTTGATTTTATCTGAGACACTCGGTGTTACAGCAGGTGGAATTATTGTCCCAGGCTATATCGCGCTGAATTTGCACCAGCCGCTTCAGGTAATTATAACTTTATTGGCTGCGGCACTGGTGTTGGGCATCATTCGCGGTTTGGGAAGATTTATGTTTATCTATGGAAAGCGACGCCTTGTTTTAGCGCTTATCCTCGGATTTATGGTAGGATATGCTTCTCGTAATTATTTCTTTTCTCCGTTAGAAGATGTTTCTCTTGCTGTAATAGGGAATATCATTCCCGGCCTTATCGCAAGTTGGATGGATCGACAAGGAGTTATCCGAACTGTTTCAGTCATTTTAGTTACAGCCGTTTTGGTAAAACTGATAGTAATGCTTTTTTCAGGCGGAGTTCTGAATGCCTAA
- the pgsW gene encoding poly-gamma-glutamate system protein, which yields MPNPSKSGMFRPIIQMTRTLTIMAGISVLCFWFAFNARVEKVSDNFDSKVQAATRMQEAMNILKLFRMEKGVFVDIENDPNETGLVGAQFSLITTDEGDLDAKLTTLDPNFAAAMIELLSRAGLTTDDTVAVLLTGSMPGANMAVLIAAETLGINTVAITSLGASQWGANYPDFTWLDMEAILIEKGMLKNRSIAASIGGRNDLGRLLSPRGRNLIIQNIEKHSLPLIRATSLSANIDMRMETLFKYGPSRGYDLMINVGGGVASLGTSFNLKLLNPGLVTRANIEPISRPDGIEGVMVRFLKSGVNALHILNISALTDMLQMPYAPIPNPEIGKGPLYAIEQFNLTITFLCFLIVAGMVFAVGHHSHNQISQRMKEHEPDSVL from the coding sequence ATGCCTAATCCATCTAAATCCGGAATGTTTCGCCCAATCATCCAAATGACACGAACATTGACTATAATGGCCGGAATAAGTGTCTTATGTTTTTGGTTTGCCTTCAATGCAAGAGTAGAAAAAGTGTCAGATAATTTTGATAGTAAAGTTCAAGCAGCCACCCGTATGCAGGAGGCAATGAATATCTTAAAGTTATTTCGGATGGAAAAGGGTGTATTTGTTGACATCGAAAATGATCCGAATGAAACCGGACTTGTAGGAGCTCAATTTAGTTTGATAACCACTGACGAAGGCGACCTTGATGCAAAGCTTACAACGCTTGATCCTAATTTTGCGGCGGCAATGATTGAATTATTATCCCGTGCCGGATTAACAACAGACGATACAGTGGCAGTTTTATTAACGGGGTCTATGCCCGGCGCCAACATGGCAGTTTTGATTGCGGCAGAAACCTTGGGAATTAACACGGTAGCAATAACCTCATTAGGAGCATCTCAGTGGGGTGCAAATTATCCCGATTTCACATGGCTGGATATGGAAGCAATTCTCATTGAAAAAGGAATGTTAAAAAACCGTTCTATTGCAGCTTCCATTGGCGGCAGGAATGATCTCGGTCGGTTACTGAGTCCCAGAGGACGAAATCTAATTATTCAAAATATTGAAAAACATTCATTGCCACTTATTCGGGCAACGAGTTTGTCGGCCAATATCGATATGAGGATGGAAACACTTTTCAAATATGGTCCGAGCCGGGGATATGATTTAATGATAAATGTTGGAGGTGGCGTTGCGAGCTTGGGAACATCATTTAATTTAAAGCTTTTGAATCCGGGGTTAGTGACGCGTGCGAACATTGAACCAATCAGCCGACCAGACGGAATCGAAGGTGTAATGGTTCGATTCCTAAAATCTGGCGTGAATGCGCTTCATATATTAAATATTTCAGCATTGACAGACATGCTTCAAATGCCTTACGCTCCAATACCCAATCCTGAAATCGGGAAAGGTCCATTATATGCAATTGAACAATTTAATTTGACGATTACTTTTCTATGTTTTCTAATTGTTGCCGGAATGGTATTTGCAGTTGGACACCATAGCCACAATCAAATATCCCAACGGATGAAAGAACATGAACCTGACAGCGTATTGTAA
- the tadA gene encoding Flp pilus assembly complex ATPase component TadA, protein MTTEFNPQFKKIGEILIHERKISEADLEKTLSSQRNSNDKLGTLLIKAGYITEDELIQVYSMQLGYKSVSEDELFKADPEAVRLIPEDFAIQNRMLAIRKNESSLVVAMEDPENLIGIDALKRHTDLNPEIYVAPPSALAKALKEIYGKIQKSGEVEEAIEGIRVISGDEDHQEEVDLSPDKASSEDAPIVRLVNLIIQEAIKERATDIHIEPQQNSVEVRIRIDGVLQMIMTPPKSSLSGLVTRIKILSKLNIAERRLSQDGRFGIKTSSKDIDVRVSILPTVHGEKVVMRLLDKSGFDFNLSSLGFDKDMYHIFRKVIAQPYGMVMVSGPTGSGKSTSLYASLKEIKNVNTNITTVEDPVEYQLDGINQVQVNDNIGLTFASTLRSILRQDPDILLIGEIRDAETADIAVKFSLTGHLVFSTVHANDAASTITRLLDIGLKPFLVGSCVNLVMAQRLVRRICENCKEEYIPDKETLDLLGKDVEALKGKKFIHGKGCNHCRDTGYLGRIGIFELIAMSRDLRQMVFENASEDDIRAKAIEEGMVSLRDSGIRKVGDGITTVEEVLRSTVADS, encoded by the coding sequence ATGACAACTGAATTTAATCCGCAATTTAAAAAGATTGGTGAAATCCTCATCCATGAGAGGAAAATATCTGAAGCTGATCTAGAAAAAACGTTGTCATCTCAAAGAAACAGTAATGACAAATTGGGGACTTTATTAATAAAAGCCGGATATATCACAGAAGATGAATTGATACAAGTGTACTCCATGCAATTGGGTTATAAATCAGTATCGGAAGATGAATTATTCAAAGCAGATCCGGAAGCAGTAAGATTGATCCCCGAAGATTTTGCAATACAAAATCGCATGCTTGCTATCCGAAAAAATGAGAGTTCTTTGGTAGTCGCCATGGAAGACCCCGAAAACTTGATTGGCATTGATGCCCTAAAGCGCCATACAGACTTAAACCCGGAAATATACGTTGCCCCGCCATCTGCCCTTGCGAAAGCTTTGAAAGAAATTTATGGAAAAATTCAAAAATCGGGCGAGGTAGAAGAAGCGATTGAAGGAATCAGAGTTATTTCTGGAGATGAAGATCATCAGGAAGAAGTTGACCTTTCTCCGGATAAAGCATCTAGCGAAGATGCACCTATTGTCAGATTAGTAAACCTGATTATACAGGAAGCGATCAAAGAACGTGCCACAGATATTCATATTGAACCTCAACAAAATTCCGTTGAAGTCAGGATTCGAATTGACGGTGTGTTACAAATGATTATGACTCCGCCAAAATCTTCGCTCAGTGGATTGGTTACGCGAATAAAAATTCTTTCGAAGCTCAATATAGCTGAACGGCGTTTATCTCAAGATGGACGGTTCGGAATTAAAACATCGTCTAAAGATATTGATGTTCGCGTGTCTATTCTCCCAACTGTGCATGGAGAGAAGGTAGTTATGCGTCTTCTAGACAAGTCCGGATTTGATTTTAACCTAAGTAGTTTAGGATTTGATAAGGATATGTACCACATTTTCAGAAAAGTGATCGCCCAGCCGTATGGAATGGTTATGGTTTCCGGGCCAACCGGTAGCGGAAAATCAACATCGCTCTACGCATCTTTGAAGGAAATCAAAAATGTGAATACTAACATTACAACGGTTGAAGATCCGGTTGAATATCAATTAGATGGAATTAATCAAGTTCAGGTTAATGATAATATCGGTCTTACGTTTGCTTCTACACTACGATCTATCCTTCGTCAAGATCCTGATATTTTGCTGATTGGTGAAATTCGAGATGCAGAAACAGCCGATATTGCAGTAAAATTTTCACTTACAGGACATTTAGTTTTTTCAACAGTTCACGCAAACGACGCCGCTTCAACAATAACTCGACTATTGGATATTGGATTAAAACCCTTTTTGGTTGGTTCTTGCGTGAATCTTGTGATGGCTCAGAGATTGGTCAGGCGTATATGTGAAAATTGTAAAGAAGAATACATACCGGATAAAGAAACCTTGGATCTGCTTGGCAAGGATGTGGAAGCCCTGAAAGGAAAAAAGTTTATCCATGGAAAAGGCTGTAATCACTGTAGAGATACCGGGTACCTTGGACGGATTGGAATTTTTGAATTAATTGCGATGTCGAGAGACTTAAGGCAAATGGTTTTTGAGAATGCGAGTGAAGATGATATTCGAGCGAAAGCAATTGAAGAAGGAATGGTATCACTGCGCGACAGCGGTATTCGAAAAGTTGGGGATGGAATTACCACAGTGGAAGAAGTATTGAGGTCAACAGTAGCGGATTCCTAA